One window of Burkholderia thailandensis E264 genomic DNA carries:
- a CDS encoding aldehyde dehydrogenase family protein, which yields MNLAALSTQHQRQSGFLARRQFGNWIDGAAAEPRSGRYLPVVDPATEMTIAEVAASDARDVDAAVAAARRAFDSGDWPRMRPASREKLLHQLADRIERYADELAALETLETGKLVGLARAIDVLGGAEYVRYMAGWATKLEGSTLDTSIAVPAGTEYFAYTRREAVGVVGAIVPWNFPLAIALWKVATALACGCTVVLKPSEETPLTALRLGELAQEAGLPDGVLNVVTGTGADTGAALVAHPGVDKITFTGSVGVGKAIGHAAVDRMARFTLELGGKSPLIVFDDADPDVAARGAAQGIFFNQGQVCTAGSRVYVHKSLFERVVAGIAAAAESMKIGSGFDPNTQIGPLVSKRHFERVLGHIDAAKEEGATLVTGGTRALDGGYFVKPTVFVDAAPSMRIVREEVFGPVVTVTPFDTVDDAVRLANDSDFGLAASVWSQNLSRVHRVVPRLKAGIVWVNTHNMLDNNLPFGGVKQSGYGRELGRAALEQFTELKSVCIAH from the coding sequence ATGAATCTGGCCGCTCTCTCGACCCAGCATCAACGCCAATCCGGCTTTCTCGCCCGCCGCCAGTTCGGCAACTGGATCGACGGCGCCGCCGCCGAGCCGCGCTCGGGCCGCTATCTGCCCGTCGTCGATCCCGCGACCGAGATGACGATCGCCGAAGTCGCCGCGAGCGACGCGCGCGACGTCGATGCGGCCGTCGCCGCCGCGCGCCGCGCCTTCGATTCGGGCGACTGGCCGCGAATGCGGCCCGCGAGCCGCGAGAAGCTGCTGCATCAGCTCGCCGACCGGATCGAGCGCTACGCGGACGAGCTCGCCGCGCTCGAAACGCTCGAAACCGGCAAGCTCGTCGGGCTCGCGCGCGCGATCGACGTGCTGGGCGGCGCCGAATACGTGCGCTACATGGCCGGCTGGGCGACGAAGCTCGAAGGCTCGACACTCGACACGTCGATCGCCGTGCCCGCCGGCACGGAGTATTTCGCGTACACGCGCCGCGAGGCGGTGGGCGTCGTCGGCGCGATCGTGCCGTGGAATTTTCCGCTCGCGATCGCGTTGTGGAAGGTCGCCACCGCGCTCGCGTGCGGCTGCACGGTCGTGCTGAAGCCGTCGGAGGAAACGCCGCTCACCGCATTGCGCCTCGGCGAACTCGCGCAGGAAGCAGGGCTGCCCGACGGCGTGCTGAACGTGGTGACGGGCACGGGCGCGGATACCGGCGCGGCGCTCGTCGCGCATCCGGGCGTCGACAAGATCACGTTCACGGGCTCGGTCGGCGTGGGCAAGGCCATTGGACATGCGGCCGTCGACCGGATGGCGCGCTTCACGCTCGAGCTCGGCGGCAAATCGCCGCTGATCGTCTTCGACGACGCCGATCCCGACGTCGCCGCGCGCGGCGCGGCGCAAGGCATCTTCTTCAATCAGGGGCAGGTTTGCACGGCAGGCTCGCGCGTGTACGTGCACAAGAGCCTGTTCGAGCGGGTCGTCGCCGGCATCGCGGCGGCCGCCGAATCGATGAAGATCGGCTCGGGTTTCGATCCGAACACGCAGATCGGCCCGCTCGTGTCGAAGCGGCACTTCGAGCGCGTGCTCGGCCACATCGACGCCGCGAAGGAAGAGGGCGCGACGCTCGTCACGGGCGGCACGCGCGCGCTCGACGGCGGCTATTTCGTGAAGCCGACGGTATTCGTCGACGCCGCCCCCTCGATGCGGATCGTGCGCGAAGAGGTGTTCGGCCCGGTCGTCACGGTCACGCCGTTCGACACGGTGGACGACGCGGTGCGGCTCGCGAACGACAGCGACTTCGGGCTCGCGGCGAGCGTGTGGTCGCAGAACCTGTCGCGCGTGCATCGCGTCGTGCCGCGGCTGAAGGCGGGCATCGTCTGGGTCAACACGCACAACATGCTCGACAACAATCTGCCGTTTGGCGGCGTCAAGCAATCGGGCTACGGCCGCGAGCTCGGCCGCGCGGCGCTCGAACAGTTCACCGAGCTCAAGTCCGTCTGCATCGCGCATTGA
- a CDS encoding nuclear transport factor 2 family protein: protein MRTPYQIVADHYAASDRHDPAAMMADIAPAIEWTEMAGFPCAGTYRSADEIVRNVFRRLGEEWDGYTFKLDALHDAGDTVIGVGRYSGTYRRTGKSFECRVAHVWRVDAGKIVHFEQFTDTLLVAQAMQP, encoded by the coding sequence ATGCGCACCCCTTATCAAATCGTCGCCGATCACTACGCGGCATCCGACAGGCATGACCCCGCCGCGATGATGGCCGATATCGCGCCCGCGATCGAATGGACCGAGATGGCGGGCTTTCCGTGCGCGGGCACGTACCGCAGCGCGGACGAGATCGTTCGCAACGTGTTCCGGCGTCTCGGCGAAGAGTGGGACGGCTACACGTTCAAGCTCGACGCGCTGCACGACGCGGGCGACACGGTGATCGGCGTCGGCCGCTACTCGGGCACCTACAGGCGAACCGGCAAGTCGTTCGAGTGCCGCGTCGCGCACGTATGGCGCGTCGACGCAGGCAAGATCGTGCACTTCGAGCAGTTCACCGACACGCTGCTCGTCGCGCAGGCGATGCAGCCGTAA
- a CDS encoding molybdenum cofactor biosynthesis F family protein gives MNDKPQDWKNYEDFAAGIDTNRLPATGALAGRALTFELPSGAFAAHFVDGHTLAWRRGDAGDTDWYEAIEVAPDTFFVDVTFISRPAEALTLVFNTATRRVLGILSRIRSREEAGAAPRVAQEFLVGTLASGDAGEGASGAVPAETRDLIGTRTLNVYSPNHTYEHTYLSSTRYCWQCLVGEQRGHGDVDLATTYKFADDLYVFTFREFLIPVASVFVFNFAAGRSTGKFLGETGDGAIANRPAGSFIRKLSQAVYPADAQPV, from the coding sequence ATGAACGACAAACCGCAGGACTGGAAAAACTACGAAGACTTCGCGGCCGGCATCGACACGAACCGGCTGCCCGCGACCGGCGCGCTCGCCGGCCGCGCGTTGACGTTCGAACTGCCGAGCGGCGCGTTCGCCGCGCACTTCGTCGACGGCCACACGCTCGCGTGGCGTCGCGGCGACGCAGGCGACACCGACTGGTACGAGGCGATCGAAGTCGCGCCCGATACGTTCTTCGTCGACGTCACGTTCATAAGCCGGCCGGCCGAAGCGCTGACGCTCGTGTTCAATACCGCGACGCGGCGCGTGCTCGGCATCCTGTCGCGGATTCGCAGCCGCGAAGAGGCGGGCGCCGCGCCGCGCGTCGCGCAGGAATTTCTGGTCGGCACGCTCGCGAGCGGCGATGCCGGCGAGGGCGCTTCGGGGGCCGTGCCGGCGGAAACGCGCGACCTGATCGGCACACGCACGCTGAACGTCTACAGCCCGAACCACACGTACGAGCACACATACCTGAGCTCGACGCGCTACTGCTGGCAATGCCTCGTCGGCGAGCAGCGCGGCCACGGCGACGTCGATCTCGCGACGACCTACAAGTTCGCCGACGATCTCTACGTGTTCACGTTCCGCGAATTCCTGATTCCGGTTGCGTCGGTGTTCGTGTTCAACTTCGCGGCCGGCCGCTCGACGGGCAAGTTCCTCGGCGAAACGGGCGACGGCGCGATCGCGAACCGTCCGGCCGGCTCCTTCATCCGCAAACTGTCGCAGGCCGTCTATCCGGCCGATGCGCAACCCGTCTGA
- a CDS encoding SDR family NAD(P)-dependent oxidoreductase → MHTFNGKVALITGGGTGIGAAVARKFVEAGGRVVLLGRRREPLDAVAKPLGAAAIAVAGDAADAHDVRRALDDARAAFGSVDVLVANAGGHGVGSALDTDDASWAQSTRVNLDTAFVCARELLPELIERRGSIVILSSLAGHFAGPNVVGYVTTKHALIGLTRSLARDYGRCGVRVNAVCPGWVRTAMADEQMDALRDAHGLATREDAYRLVTRDVPLGRPAEPDEVADTVLYLASPHASMITGTSLLVDGGASAVDLPTIEFAR, encoded by the coding sequence ATGCACACGTTCAACGGCAAGGTCGCGTTGATCACGGGCGGCGGCACGGGCATCGGCGCGGCCGTCGCGCGCAAGTTCGTCGAAGCGGGCGGCAGGGTCGTGCTGCTCGGCCGCCGCCGCGAGCCGCTCGACGCGGTCGCGAAGCCGCTCGGCGCCGCCGCGATCGCCGTCGCGGGCGATGCGGCCGACGCGCACGACGTGCGGCGCGCGCTCGATGACGCGCGCGCGGCGTTCGGCAGCGTCGACGTGCTGGTCGCGAACGCGGGCGGCCACGGCGTCGGCAGCGCGCTCGACACCGACGACGCGTCGTGGGCGCAATCGACGCGCGTGAACCTCGACACCGCGTTCGTCTGCGCGCGCGAGTTGCTGCCCGAGCTGATCGAGCGGCGCGGCAGCATCGTGATCCTGTCGTCGCTCGCCGGACATTTCGCAGGCCCGAACGTCGTCGGCTACGTGACGACGAAGCACGCGCTGATCGGCCTCACGCGCTCGCTCGCGCGCGATTACGGCCGCTGCGGCGTGCGCGTGAACGCGGTGTGTCCGGGCTGGGTGCGCACCGCGATGGCCGACGAGCAGATGGATGCGCTGCGCGACGCGCACGGGCTCGCGACGCGCGAGGACGCATACCGGCTCGTCACGCGCGACGTGCCGCTCGGCCGCCCGGCGGAGCCCGACGAGGTGGCCGACACGGTGCTGTATCTCGCGTCGCCGCATGCGTCGATGATCACGGGCACGTCGCTGCTCGTCGACGGCGGCGCATCGGCCGTCGATCTGCCGACGATCGAATTCGCGCGCTGA
- a CDS encoding GMC family oxidoreductase: MSAATPKGSTEFDYIVIGGGSAGCVATHRLVNAGHRVLLLEAGPPDNSFFVHTPATFVRVIGTKRTWVYETEPQAHAAGRRMYVPQGRTLGGGSSVNAMVYIRGTPADYDGWRDAGCDGWGWDDVLPFFRRAERNHRLAGPLHGADGPLHVSDARFRHPLSDAFVQGAQEFGLPYNDDFNGASQAGVGFYQTTTFEGRRGSTAATYLAAVKRDPLLTIETDAFVTRIVFENGAAVGVRYRARGGEERLVRARAEIVLCAGALASPKLLMLSGIGPADQLRQHGIAVVHDSPEVGLNFQDHLEVSLYGRARAPISLAGQDRGLNALRHGIQYTLFHTGLLTSNVVESGGFVDTANGGRPDVQFHVLPVLVGDVGREPLEGHGISINPCFLRPKSRGTVRLRNADPLAPILFDGNFLSHPDDFATLVRGLSLAREIMRMPSMSKAIAGEMLPTDGGRVDLDAYVRSHAKTVYHPSGTCRMGGDPGSVVDSQLRVRGVGGLRICDASVMPSLVSGNTNAPTIMIAERCAEFMLSPALAPNARAGASAPRAAPLDAGHAR; encoded by the coding sequence ATGTCCGCGGCAACCCCCAAAGGCTCGACGGAATTCGACTACATCGTGATCGGCGGCGGCTCGGCCGGCTGCGTCGCCACGCACCGGCTCGTCAATGCCGGGCATCGCGTGCTGCTGCTCGAAGCCGGCCCGCCCGACAATTCGTTCTTCGTCCACACGCCCGCGACGTTCGTGCGCGTGATCGGCACGAAGCGGACCTGGGTCTACGAGACGGAGCCGCAGGCGCACGCGGCCGGCCGGCGCATGTACGTGCCGCAGGGCCGCACGCTCGGCGGCGGCAGTTCGGTGAACGCGATGGTCTACATCCGCGGCACGCCCGCCGATTACGACGGCTGGCGCGACGCCGGCTGCGACGGCTGGGGCTGGGACGACGTGCTGCCGTTTTTCCGGCGCGCCGAGCGCAACCACCGGCTCGCGGGGCCGCTGCACGGCGCCGACGGGCCGCTGCACGTGAGCGACGCGCGCTTTCGTCATCCGCTGAGCGACGCGTTCGTGCAGGGCGCGCAGGAGTTCGGGCTGCCGTACAACGACGACTTCAACGGCGCGTCGCAGGCGGGCGTCGGCTTCTATCAGACGACGACGTTCGAAGGCCGGCGCGGCAGCACCGCCGCGACGTATCTCGCCGCCGTCAAGCGCGATCCGCTGCTGACGATCGAGACCGACGCGTTCGTCACGCGCATCGTGTTCGAGAACGGCGCGGCGGTCGGCGTGCGCTACCGTGCGCGCGGCGGCGAGGAGCGGCTCGTGCGCGCACGCGCGGAGATCGTGCTTTGCGCGGGCGCGCTCGCGAGCCCGAAGCTCCTGATGCTGTCGGGCATCGGCCCGGCGGATCAGCTCCGGCAGCACGGCATCGCGGTCGTGCACGATTCGCCCGAGGTCGGACTCAACTTCCAGGACCATCTCGAAGTGTCGCTGTATGGCCGCGCGCGCGCGCCGATCAGCCTCGCGGGCCAGGACCGCGGGCTCAACGCGCTGCGCCACGGCATCCAGTACACGCTGTTCCACACGGGGCTCCTCACGTCGAACGTCGTCGAGAGCGGCGGCTTCGTCGATACCGCGAACGGCGGCCGCCCCGACGTGCAGTTCCACGTGCTGCCCGTGCTCGTCGGCGACGTCGGCCGCGAGCCGCTCGAAGGGCACGGGATCTCGATCAACCCGTGCTTCCTGCGGCCGAAGTCGCGCGGCACGGTGCGCCTGCGCAACGCCGATCCGCTCGCGCCGATTCTGTTCGACGGCAATTTCCTCAGTCATCCGGACGATTTCGCGACGCTCGTGCGCGGGCTTTCGCTCGCGCGCGAGATCATGCGCATGCCGTCGATGTCGAAGGCGATCGCGGGCGAGATGCTGCCGACCGACGGCGGCCGCGTCGATCTCGACGCATACGTGCGCTCGCACGCGAAGACCGTCTATCACCCGTCGGGCACGTGCCGGATGGGCGGCGATCCGGGCTCGGTCGTCGATTCGCAGCTGCGCGTGCGCGGCGTCGGCGGGCTGAGGATCTGCGATGCGTCGGTGATGCCGTCGCTCGTGTCCGGCAACACGAATGCGCCGACGATCATGATCGCCGAGCGCTGCGCCGAATTCATGCTGTCGCCCGCGCTCGCGCCGAACGCGCGCGCCGGCGCGAGCGCGCCGCGGGCCGCACCGCTGGACGCGGGCCATGCGCGCTGA
- a CDS encoding PadR family transcriptional regulator yields MKTQLKKGALDMCVLAVLARRDSYAYELVSTLAETMEISEGTIYPLMRRLQAEAWVTTYLVESTSGPPRKYYSITDAGRASLRQMENEWRSFVDEVNGVLALHRTQADGEERQ; encoded by the coding sequence ATGAAGACCCAGTTGAAGAAAGGCGCGCTCGACATGTGCGTGCTCGCCGTGCTGGCGCGGCGGGACAGCTACGCGTACGAGCTCGTGTCGACGCTTGCCGAAACGATGGAAATCAGCGAAGGCACGATCTATCCGCTGATGCGGCGCCTGCAGGCGGAGGCCTGGGTGACGACCTACCTCGTCGAGTCGACGTCGGGGCCGCCGCGCAAGTACTACTCGATCACCGACGCCGGGCGCGCGAGCCTGCGGCAGATGGAAAACGAGTGGCGGAGTTTCGTCGACGAAGTCAACGGCGTGCTGGCGCTGCACCGCACGCAAGCGGACGGAGAGGAACGGCAATGA
- a CDS encoding DUF1700 domain-containing protein, translating to MKQDAFIQRLRQALGSLPKRDVDEIVADYREYIGDALSAGRAEEDVIAALGDPEKLARELKAQANFRQWEERRSFGNLMRVVGSIAGLGLLHLILLVPFLLYMLVLTTGYVFFGALTVAGLVTLVAFGSHYVFGTPVPGVLPFGGGAAQVGVAGAADGKGAAAGKDAQGGKDAKNSKSASAAAADALNDAKELRVDGERYVLDLHDGSRVSIVTRKGVIDARKQDGKLSVDATGDGARALLATGSDGTFNIARADVIALDLKSASGDQMTVANTGASMPGVNVPGIAGGNVQMTPDGRGGMNLSVTNGENAVSIVGGRITVDNGKQHVSVAAPTGFALGGIAFGYGLAMLPIGIVGLLVCIWLTRVTWRALVRYVRRRIDAVSAKLERERGS from the coding sequence ATGAAGCAGGACGCATTCATCCAGCGGTTGCGGCAGGCGCTCGGCAGCCTGCCGAAGCGGGACGTCGACGAGATCGTCGCCGACTACCGCGAGTACATCGGCGACGCGCTCTCGGCCGGGCGCGCGGAGGAAGACGTGATCGCCGCGCTCGGCGATCCGGAGAAGCTCGCGCGCGAGCTGAAGGCGCAGGCGAATTTCCGGCAATGGGAGGAGCGGCGCTCGTTCGGCAATCTGATGCGCGTCGTCGGCTCGATCGCGGGCCTCGGGCTGCTGCACCTGATCCTGCTCGTGCCGTTTCTGCTGTACATGCTCGTGCTGACGACCGGCTACGTGTTCTTCGGCGCGCTGACGGTGGCCGGGCTCGTCACGCTCGTCGCATTCGGCAGCCATTACGTGTTCGGCACGCCGGTGCCGGGCGTCCTGCCGTTCGGCGGCGGCGCGGCGCAGGTCGGCGTGGCCGGCGCGGCGGACGGCAAGGGCGCGGCGGCGGGCAAGGACGCGCAGGGCGGCAAGGACGCGAAGAATTCGAAGAGCGCGAGCGCCGCGGCCGCCGATGCGCTGAACGACGCGAAGGAACTGCGCGTCGACGGCGAGCGCTACGTGCTCGACCTGCACGACGGCAGCCGGGTGTCGATCGTCACGCGCAAGGGCGTGATCGATGCGCGCAAGCAGGACGGCAAGCTTTCGGTCGACGCGACCGGCGACGGCGCGCGCGCGCTGCTCGCGACGGGCAGCGACGGCACGTTCAACATCGCGCGCGCCGACGTGATCGCGCTCGATCTGAAGAGCGCGAGCGGCGATCAGATGACGGTCGCGAACACGGGCGCGTCGATGCCGGGCGTGAACGTGCCAGGCATCGCAGGCGGCAACGTGCAGATGACGCCGGACGGCCGCGGCGGCATGAACCTGTCGGTGACGAATGGCGAGAACGCGGTATCGATCGTCGGCGGCCGGATCACCGTCGACAACGGCAAGCAGCACGTGAGCGTCGCCGCGCCGACCGGGTTCGCGCTCGGCGGCATCGCGTTCGGCTACGGGCTTGCGATGCTGCCGATCGGGATCGTCGGGCTGCTCGTGTGCATCTGGTTGACGCGCGTTACGTGGCGCGCGCTCGTGCGGTATGTGCGGCGGCGGATCGATGCGGTGTCGGCGAAGCTCGAGCGGGAACGGGGGAGCTGA
- a CDS encoding fatty acid desaturase family protein: MTDRIRIRDLFTRDEIRALTARSNWRGAWAVGSTWAVIALAFAGLAYARAHFPAWGFALALAAGMTIIAGRQLCLGILQHDAAHGTLFRTRWANDVLVDWLCARPIWNELHKYRPYHLTHHATTSSSADPDLSLVAGLPTTRASLARKCLRDLSGVTGVKFLIGRALMDAGVLKWSLTNDIQRLPQTGRRWRDYPVAFLRTAAGMLITNAILFGALWASGHPWLYGVWVLAYVTPFPLFIRIRSMAEHACRETSDDPLRNTRTTHAGWLARATVAPIRVNYHVEHHLMASVPYFRLPKMHRMLRERGCVARPPSYWQVLKTVSGKTAAA, from the coding sequence ATGACCGACAGAATCCGCATCCGCGATCTCTTCACCCGCGACGAGATCCGCGCGCTGACCGCGCGCTCGAATTGGCGCGGCGCGTGGGCGGTCGGCTCGACATGGGCGGTGATCGCGCTCGCGTTCGCGGGTCTCGCGTATGCACGCGCGCATTTTCCGGCCTGGGGCTTCGCGCTCGCGCTCGCGGCCGGCATGACGATCATCGCCGGACGCCAGCTCTGTCTCGGCATTCTTCAGCACGACGCCGCGCACGGCACGCTGTTCCGCACGCGCTGGGCGAACGACGTGCTCGTCGACTGGCTGTGCGCGCGCCCGATCTGGAACGAGCTGCACAAGTACCGCCCGTACCACCTGACGCACCATGCGACGACGTCGTCGAGCGCCGATCCCGACCTGTCGCTCGTCGCGGGCCTGCCGACGACGCGCGCATCGCTCGCGCGCAAGTGCCTGCGCGACCTTTCGGGTGTCACGGGCGTCAAGTTCCTGATCGGCCGCGCGCTGATGGACGCGGGCGTGCTCAAGTGGTCACTGACGAACGACATCCAGCGCCTGCCGCAGACGGGCCGCCGCTGGCGGGACTATCCGGTCGCGTTCTTGCGCACCGCGGCCGGCATGCTGATCACGAACGCCATCCTGTTCGGCGCACTGTGGGCGAGCGGCCATCCGTGGCTGTACGGCGTGTGGGTGCTCGCGTACGTGACGCCGTTTCCGCTTTTCATCCGCATCCGCTCGATGGCCGAGCATGCGTGCCGCGAAACGAGCGACGATCCGCTGCGCAACACGCGCACCACGCACGCCGGCTGGCTCGCGCGCGCGACCGTCGCGCCGATCCGCGTGAACTACCATGTCGAGCATCACCTGATGGCGTCGGTGCCGTACTTCAGGCTGCCGAAGATGCACCGCATGCTGCGCGAGCGCGGCTGCGTCGCGCGCCCGCCATCGTACTGGCAGGTGCTGAAGACCGTCAGCGGGAAGACGGCGGCGGCATGA
- a CDS encoding PaaX family transcriptional regulator C-terminal domain-containing protein, which translates to MTQPTAKHLILDLLVAKDGEPLQVREAIIACRLFGLTENSVRVALARLAAESLVEGAERGSYRLGPSAVELSEELTAWRTVESRLRRWSGAYLMVSCISLGRVDRTALARRERALEMLGFREWDKSLYVRPDNIAGNVDSVRRRLTNLGVEPAAAVFVAMGFDAAQEARIRALWDGDALSDTYRTLGAQLEDWLARAPELDLDVAAREAFLLGGKAIRQVVFDPLLPEPFVDVAARAVFIECARRYVGAGHRIWRALLDSEHPSAPGAARAAVAGHLH; encoded by the coding sequence ATGACGCAACCCACCGCGAAACATCTGATCCTCGATTTGCTGGTCGCCAAGGACGGCGAGCCGTTGCAGGTACGCGAAGCGATCATCGCGTGCCGGCTGTTCGGCCTCACCGAGAACAGCGTGCGCGTCGCGCTCGCGCGGCTTGCGGCCGAATCGCTCGTCGAGGGCGCGGAGCGCGGCAGCTACCGGCTCGGGCCGTCGGCCGTCGAGCTGTCCGAGGAGCTGACCGCCTGGCGCACGGTCGAATCGCGGCTGCGCCGCTGGAGCGGCGCGTATCTGATGGTGTCGTGCATCTCGCTCGGCCGCGTCGACCGCACCGCCCTCGCCCGCCGCGAGCGCGCGCTCGAGATGCTCGGCTTCCGCGAATGGGACAAGAGCCTGTACGTGCGCCCGGACAACATCGCGGGCAACGTCGATTCGGTGCGCCGGCGGCTGACGAACCTCGGCGTCGAGCCGGCCGCGGCCGTGTTCGTCGCGATGGGCTTCGACGCCGCGCAGGAAGCGCGCATCCGCGCGCTGTGGGACGGCGACGCGCTGTCGGACACGTATCGCACGCTCGGCGCGCAGCTTGAAGACTGGCTCGCGCGTGCGCCGGAGCTCGATCTCGACGTCGCCGCGCGAGAGGCGTTCCTGCTCGGCGGCAAGGCGATCCGGCAGGTCGTGTTCGATCCGCTGCTGCCGGAGCCGTTTGTCGACGTCGCCGCACGCGCGGTGTTCATCGAATGCGCGCGGCGCTACGTCGGCGCGGGCCACCGGATCTGGCGCGCCCTCCTCGACAGCGAGCATCCGTCCGCGCCGGGCGCGGCGCGCGCCGCCGTCGCGGGCCACCTGCACTAG
- a CDS encoding GlxA family transcriptional regulator, producing MASPVWESRGAPASAPAASCLRYLSKSGTICVDPKRHFLDMKKPPRGAGRPGVAILLPPRLLGGYVFLTQEMLLLAGTMKARSLDVVNSRLFDIAMLSHDGRPVPTIGGVDVPATAALRDTDAHEVVIVPAQFMPDEQIGAVERVFIDWLKRRYAAGALVVGLNAAPLIAKAGLLDGRGATGLPSERTLFARHFPAVRYTPSKPLVVDGRLITVSGINPAVDACAYVIDYCFGAGVSQRLLRVALTQSLPSYEHMAVWAAQYKRHGDAPVLAVQDGVERALAHPPTLAELAARAAMSERTLSRRFAAATGLTLRRYVAALRVELAAFLLRTSRMTLDHIADECGFASASALSHAFLAGQGCSPVQYRNRHRPDARRDAAQNGSAGGTAAISGTGGASAGEQAGK from the coding sequence ATGGCGTCTCCAGTGTGGGAATCGCGCGGCGCGCCGGCGTCGGCGCCGGCGGCAAGCTGTTTGCGGTATTTGAGCAAGTCCGGGACAATCTGCGTTGATCCGAAACGCCATTTTCTTGATATGAAAAAACCGCCGCGCGGCGCCGGCCGGCCCGGGGTCGCGATCCTTCTGCCGCCGCGCCTCTTGGGCGGCTACGTGTTCCTCACGCAGGAGATGCTGCTGCTCGCCGGCACGATGAAGGCGCGCAGCCTCGACGTCGTGAACAGCCGGCTGTTCGACATCGCGATGCTGTCGCACGACGGCCGGCCGGTGCCGACCATCGGCGGCGTCGACGTGCCGGCGACGGCCGCGCTGCGCGACACGGACGCGCACGAAGTCGTGATCGTCCCCGCTCAGTTCATGCCGGACGAGCAGATCGGCGCGGTCGAGCGCGTGTTCATCGATTGGCTGAAGCGCCGCTATGCGGCGGGCGCGCTCGTCGTCGGGCTCAACGCGGCGCCGCTGATCGCGAAGGCCGGCTTGCTCGACGGCCGCGGCGCGACCGGACTGCCGAGCGAGCGCACGCTGTTCGCACGGCATTTCCCGGCGGTGCGCTATACGCCGTCGAAGCCGCTCGTCGTCGACGGGCGGCTCATCACGGTGAGCGGCATCAATCCGGCCGTCGACGCATGCGCGTACGTGATCGACTACTGCTTCGGCGCGGGCGTGTCGCAGCGGCTGCTGCGGGTCGCGCTCACGCAATCGCTGCCGTCGTACGAGCACATGGCCGTGTGGGCCGCGCAGTACAAGCGGCACGGCGATGCGCCGGTGCTCGCGGTGCAGGACGGCGTCGAGCGCGCGCTCGCGCACCCGCCGACACTCGCCGAGCTCGCCGCGCGCGCGGCGATGAGCGAGCGCACGCTGTCGCGCCGCTTCGCGGCCGCGACCGGGCTCACGCTGCGGCGCTACGTCGCCGCGCTGCGCGTCGAGCTCGCCGCGTTCCTGCTGCGCACGAGCCGGATGACGCTCGACCATATCGCCGACGAATGCGGCTTCGCGAGCGCGAGCGCGCTGAGCCATGCGTTCCTCGCGGGGCAAGGATGCAGCCCGGTTCAGTATCGGAACCGGCATCGGCCCGACGCGCGGCGCGATGCGGCGCAAAACGGCAGCGCGGGCGGCACGGCGGCGATTTCGGGAACGGGCGGGGCAAGCGCGGGCGAGCAGGCCGGAAAGTGA